A window from Exiguobacterium marinum DSM 16307 encodes these proteins:
- a CDS encoding transposase has protein sequence MNELEFLDDRLRVTSAHSHDGVRHFSARLVSSGGCCPDCGRSCHRRHSFATRRLKDFSGMHQVLRLHVQVPKWFCDNSGCPRSIFTERLPWALSHSRRTLRTERVLSTLMLAMSAKEAERVTAVLGFRISHDTLLRVLRRVPIPRSCAEVIGIDDFAFKKGHRYGTIICDATTHRPIDLLRTREADALTDWLVNMEKGPVRASVDRFPAYQEALLSQGVVVVSDRFHLVDNLWRCLNSICQRVLPSRIPINPEGAVSYGLKPQHPTEPRQETKRPLVERVQSMHRQGMSLNAIAQILGLNWRTVKKYSDPAYEPSPPKRQKPHLIDRFMPHLRECVRNRFTLQETDAYLRQLGYRGSFGAVRYRSRDARREGLPEPQVFISRKDVCRLLWQWPLSRPDDAIDVSYLLVRCEDLVIPFCFIQGFREAIRERDVEHLLALITNPQVTSHPGLKRFVGRLKQNIEVILAACRFEESNGYVEGNVNRLKMLKRLMYGRGSFDLLRIRVLCRNPDPSCAH, from the coding sequence ATGAACGAGTTAGAATTCTTGGATGATCGACTGCGCGTCACGAGTGCTCACTCACACGATGGGGTGAGACACTTTTCCGCTCGTCTCGTTTCCAGCGGTGGATGTTGTCCAGACTGCGGTCGGTCTTGTCACCGACGTCACAGTTTCGCGACACGGCGGCTAAAAGACTTCTCAGGAATGCATCAAGTGCTCCGATTGCACGTTCAAGTCCCGAAATGGTTCTGCGACAACTCTGGATGCCCACGTTCCATCTTTACAGAGCGATTGCCGTGGGCTCTTTCTCATTCGCGGAGAACGCTCCGTACGGAGCGCGTGTTGTCCACTTTGATGTTGGCCATGAGTGCGAAGGAAGCCGAGCGTGTCACTGCTGTCCTGGGTTTTCGCATCAGTCACGACACGCTGCTCAGGGTGTTACGACGGGTGCCCATCCCGAGATCCTGTGCCGAGGTGATCGGCATTGATGACTTCGCCTTCAAAAAAGGGCATCGGTACGGGACTATCATCTGTGACGCAACGACCCATCGCCCCATCGACCTGCTCCGGACCCGCGAAGCTGACGCTTTGACGGATTGGCTTGTGAATATGGAGAAAGGACCTGTCCGCGCATCGGTCGATCGCTTCCCGGCCTATCAAGAAGCGTTGCTCAGCCAGGGCGTCGTAGTGGTGAGCGACCGATTCCACCTCGTAGACAACCTGTGGCGATGCCTCAACTCGATATGCCAACGCGTCCTCCCCTCTCGAATCCCTATAAATCCGGAAGGTGCTGTATCGTACGGTTTGAAACCGCAACACCCGACCGAACCTCGGCAAGAAACGAAACGACCGCTGGTCGAAAGGGTTCAAAGCATGCACCGCCAAGGGATGAGTCTGAATGCGATCGCCCAGATACTCGGCTTGAATTGGAGGACTGTCAAAAAATACAGTGATCCGGCTTACGAACCCTCCCCGCCGAAACGACAAAAGCCTCACTTGATTGATCGTTTCATGCCACATTTGAGGGAATGTGTCCGAAATCGGTTCACACTCCAGGAAACGGATGCTTATCTGAGGCAATTAGGTTACAGAGGTTCGTTTGGCGCGGTCCGTTACCGTTCACGTGACGCTCGGAGGGAGGGTCTTCCCGAACCCCAGGTCTTTATATCACGCAAGGACGTCTGTCGCTTACTCTGGCAATGGCCTCTGAGCAGGCCGGATGATGCCATCGATGTCTCGTACCTGTTGGTCCGTTGCGAAGACCTGGTCATCCCGTTCTGTTTCATCCAAGGATTTAGGGAGGCGATTCGGGAACGGGACGTGGAACATCTCCTTGCATTGATCACCAATCCACAGGTCACATCACATCCCGGATTGAAGCGCTTCGTGGGTCGACTCAAACAAAATATAGAGGTGATTCTGGCGGCTTGTCGGTTTGAAGAAAGCAACGGTTACGTGGAAGGGAACGTCAACCGTCTAAAGATGTTGAAGCGACTCATGTATGGAAGGGGAAGTTTTGACTTGCTCAGGATTCGGGTGCT
- a CDS encoding IS3 family transposase (programmed frameshift), translated as MARSRHSIEQKMAALRMMEEETYTWKEIMEAHDVSWDTLQVWKVKFDTGGIDALKESKTWRHYTKEQKLAAVRDYLDGLSKMETLSKHDISSSSVLYRWIRQYTGHSELTDSRKGMDRAMAKGRKTTFEERMEIVRYCLDNGRNYQRTAEMFAVSYQQVYGWTKKYDADGVHGLEDRRGRTKQEEELTNEEKLERRIQQIERENERLRAENLFPKKVRGDREERLISQIRLQLRYMAIEEMSTTDTFSVVLLCEIAQVSRAAYYKWLKRTVSVREEENLSLLEDIRLLYDQVNGIYGYRRITMTVNRRRRQHGLPAYNEKCIYRLMRIHEIRSVIRQKRKRYKKSSPQHVAENLMNREFSVSRPDEKWCTDVTEFKFGAGKKAYLSAIIDLYDGSIVAYRIGKSNNNGLVFQTMMPAIAGLRTGASPMIHSDRGYQYTSKGFKRMVEDAGLTHSMSRVGRCLDNAPIEGFWGTLKVEMYYLREFQAYSELTSAIEAYISFYNHDRFQKRLNGLSPVEYRSQAA; from the exons ATGGCGAGAAGTCGGCATTCGATTGAACAAAAAATGGCTGCGCTACGTATGATGGAAGAAGAAACATATACATGGAAGGAAATTATGGAGGCCCATGACGTCTCTTGGGATACCCTCCAGGTGTGGAAAGTGAAATTCGATACCGGTGGGATCGATGCGTTGAAGGAATCGAAGACATGGAGACATTACACCAAAGAACAGAAGCTCGCGGCCGTCCGTGACTATCTCGACGGTCTCTCCAAAATGGAAACCCTCTCCAAACACGACATCAGTAGTTCGTCTGTTCTTTACAGGTGGATTAGGCAGTATACTGGTCATAGCGAGTTAACAGATTCGAGAAAAGGGATGGATCGAGCTATGGCAAAAGGGAGAAAGACCACATTCGAGGAACGCATGGAGATCGTCAGGTATTGCCTGGACAATGGGCGGAACTATCAACGGACGGCCGAGATGTTCGCCGTGTCGTACCAACAGGTCTATGGTTGGACGAAAAAATATGACGCCGACGGCGTGCACGGGCTCGAGGACCGGCGTGGACGGACGAAGCAAGAAGAGGAACTGACCAACGAGGAGAAGCTCGAACGTCGCATCCAACAGATCGAGCGGGAGAACGAGCGCCTGCGGGCCGAGAACCTGTTCC CTAAAAAAGTTAGAGGAGATCGAGAGGAGAGGTTGATCAGCCAGATCCGGCTACAATTGCGTTACATGGCCATCGAGGAAATGTCGACGACCGATACGTTCTCGGTCGTGCTCCTGTGCGAGATCGCGCAGGTCTCACGGGCTGCCTACTATAAATGGTTGAAGCGTACCGTCTCGGTACGCGAGGAGGAGAATCTAAGCCTACTAGAGGACATCCGCCTCCTCTACGACCAGGTGAACGGGATCTACGGTTATCGACGGATCACCATGACGGTCAATCGCAGACGACGCCAGCATGGCCTGCCGGCATACAATGAGAAGTGCATCTATCGTCTCATGCGCATCCATGAGATCCGTTCGGTCATCCGCCAGAAGAGAAAGCGGTACAAAAAATCGTCACCGCAGCATGTGGCCGAGAACCTGATGAATCGGGAATTCAGCGTGTCCCGACCTGACGAGAAATGGTGTACCGACGTCACCGAGTTCAAATTTGGTGCCGGGAAGAAGGCGTATCTGAGCGCGATCATCGACCTGTATGACGGCTCGATCGTCGCCTATCGCATCGGGAAGTCTAACAACAACGGGCTCGTCTTCCAAACGATGATGCCAGCGATCGCGGGGCTCCGTACAGGAGCGAGTCCGATGATCCATAGTGACCGAGGATATCAATACACATCGAAAGGGTTCAAACGCATGGTAGAAGACGCGGGGCTGACCCACAGCATGTCCCGGGTCGGACGTTGTCTCGACAACGCCCCGATCGAGGGCTTTTGGGGTACCCTGAAAGTCGAGATGTACTACCTGCGTGAGTTTCAGGCCTATAGCGAACTCACATCGGCCATCGAGGCCTACATATCGTTCTACAACCACGATCGTTTCCAGAAACGGCTAAACGGCTTGAGCCCTGTCGAATACAGGTCTCAAGCCGCCTAG
- a CDS encoding ATP-dependent nuclease produces the protein MEFYVKEYRKELTIDMVYPCVVLITDYWDDYNTAETLFHMMYYKNAKKSIKLGEVKIMHNIEPITRNVIPSSFKELDEEFCSLGQTPEYYRSLNKINKKNRNRILKGLNDAAINPYFKEKYSNHNFFKSSLIRFSEASKALKDATNIINGVSVENGNYKFEFSCTLKGSSSPHHVKFDFQKNILPYRINAFVGKNATGKTSVLNEISKFMSGVNNKNILNNERPPFSKIITISYSAFDEMYKPFEDINMKDDLESKDDNKLFSYIYCGLRSKNGILKIEELETNFWRAYGKIKEQKRLNIWIRILSNIFEKDYLEELEEISKHKVGGFSYNLSSGQNILLYTMSEVIANIQPQSLLMFDEPETHLHPNAVANLMRLFYEILEEFDSFAIVSTHSPLIMQEIPSRYVHVFNRYGNTTLIEKPYNEFFGENISNITNILFEVQEHESNYKTYLKRLLDKKSSDEIIELFNEELSFNALTYLSSLNKG, from the coding sequence ATGGAATTTTACGTGAAGGAATATCGAAAGGAATTAACAATTGATATGGTTTATCCTTGTGTAGTTTTAATAACCGATTATTGGGATGATTATAATACTGCTGAAACCTTATTTCATATGATGTACTATAAAAATGCAAAAAAAAGTATAAAATTAGGTGAAGTAAAGATTATGCATAATATTGAACCGATTACTCGAAATGTGATTCCTTCATCTTTTAAAGAACTAGATGAAGAATTTTGCTCTTTGGGACAAACTCCTGAGTATTATCGTTCATTAAATAAAATTAATAAGAAGAATAGGAATAGAATATTAAAGGGGCTAAATGATGCAGCAATCAATCCGTATTTTAAAGAAAAATATAGCAACCATAACTTTTTTAAAAGCTCTCTTATAAGATTTAGTGAAGCCTCTAAAGCGTTAAAGGATGCTACGAATATTATTAATGGGGTCAGTGTAGAAAATGGTAATTATAAATTTGAATTTTCATGTACTTTAAAAGGATCAAGTTCTCCACACCATGTTAAATTTGATTTTCAGAAGAATATACTACCTTATAGAATAAATGCATTTGTAGGAAAAAATGCGACAGGGAAAACATCTGTACTTAATGAAATTTCAAAATTTATGAGTGGAGTAAATAATAAAAATATACTAAACAATGAAAGACCTCCTTTTAGCAAAATTATTACTATTTCTTATAGTGCATTCGATGAAATGTATAAGCCATTTGAAGATATTAACATGAAAGATGATTTAGAAAGTAAAGATGATAATAAATTATTCAGCTATATTTATTGTGGTCTTCGCTCGAAAAATGGAATTCTTAAAATAGAAGAACTGGAAACTAATTTTTGGAGAGCATACGGTAAGATTAAAGAACAGAAAAGACTCAATATATGGATTAGAATTTTGTCAAACATATTTGAAAAAGATTACTTAGAAGAATTGGAAGAAATAAGCAAACATAAAGTCGGCGGATTCAGTTACAATCTAAGTTCTGGTCAAAATATATTGTTGTATACGATGTCAGAAGTAATTGCTAATATTCAACCGCAGTCTTTACTGATGTTCGACGAACCAGAAACACACTTACATCCTAACGCTGTTGCGAATTTAATGAGATTATTTTATGAAATCTTAGAAGAATTTGATTCTTTTGCAATAGTATCTACTCATTCTCCTCTTATAATGCAAGAAATACCATCAAGATATGTTCATGTTTTTAATCGGTATGGAAACACAACACTTATAGAAAAACCATATAATGAATTCTTTGGCGAAAACATCAGTAATATAACGAATATCTTATTTGAGGTGCAAGAGCACGAAAGTAATTATAAAACCTATTTAAAAAGACTCTTAGATAAAAAATCCTCGGATGAAATTATTGAATTGTTTAATGAAGAATTAAGTTTTAATGCTCTTACATACCTATCTTCTCTAAACAAGGGGTGA
- a CDS encoding HNH endonuclease — MRKLVLPSLSSDDIYTQVVKNCRDAIKKEKLEAIKSVVFERYSHYEDNSQELKHISQSPISQDDEKDYLKSNYSRNKDGYLEGEVVSAILKAQSPQLRNTCPYCGIDKPRTIDHYLPQSLFPEYAIYPSNLIPCCGYCNSKKGKRWIDEGNRMFINFYFDELPYETIFLEVEFNYLLDDEVPKISFNLTQESIDKDQFKLIESHYSRLELKNEYAAESDEEISNIRQLIVDSPHTSLLTHIANLERNLKVFEKKYGVNYWKSALYRGIINSDFLNKIK, encoded by the coding sequence ATGAGAAAATTAGTTTTACCCTCCCTTTCAAGTGATGATATTTATACACAAGTTGTTAAGAATTGTAGGGACGCAATTAAGAAAGAAAAGTTGGAAGCAATTAAAAGTGTTGTATTCGAACGTTACAGCCACTATGAAGATAATTCTCAAGAATTAAAACATATATCGCAAAGCCCTATTTCACAAGATGATGAAAAAGATTATTTAAAAAGCAATTATTCACGAAATAAAGACGGGTATCTGGAAGGAGAAGTAGTTTCTGCAATTTTAAAAGCACAGTCCCCGCAGTTAAGAAATACATGTCCTTATTGCGGAATAGATAAACCCAGAACTATAGATCATTACCTACCTCAGTCGCTGTTTCCCGAGTATGCTATCTACCCATCAAACTTAATTCCGTGTTGTGGATATTGCAATTCTAAAAAAGGGAAAAGATGGATTGATGAGGGTAATAGAATGTTTATTAACTTTTATTTTGATGAGCTACCTTATGAAACAATTTTTTTGGAAGTTGAATTTAATTATTTATTGGATGATGAGGTTCCAAAGATATCGTTTAACCTGACTCAAGAGTCAATTGACAAAGATCAATTTAAACTAATTGAAAGTCATTATTCAAGGTTAGAACTCAAAAATGAGTACGCAGCAGAATCGGATGAAGAAATTTCTAATATAAGACAATTAATCGTTGATAGCCCTCACACTTCATTACTTACTCATATCGCTAATTTAGAACGTAATTTAAAGGTTTTTGAAAAAAAATACGGAGTTAATTATTGGAAATCAGCTTTGTATAGAGGCATAATAAATAGTGATTTTTTGAATAAAATCAAATAG
- a CDS encoding GNAT family protein, which translates to MNFSPCTLEELETYEPFLTLSTWSMSKSFLYFRQEDQEMIRLDKIKVENEVVALIEYSLGMASKKSISIDNFEVFHKRNGIGSKIVTFLKNTNSNCIFELYPTTEIARSFWEKQGFKEEDDGTGTAILRLYN; encoded by the coding sequence ATGAATTTTTCACCGTGTACGTTAGAAGAGCTTGAAACTTATGAACCTTTTTTGACGCTATCTACATGGTCTATGTCTAAGTCATTTTTATATTTTAGACAAGAAGATCAGGAAATGATAAGGCTCGACAAGATAAAGGTTGAAAATGAAGTTGTGGCTCTTATTGAGTATTCTTTAGGTATGGCTAGTAAAAAGAGTATTTCAATAGATAATTTTGAAGTGTTTCACAAACGAAATGGTATTGGTAGCAAAATAGTGACTTTTTTGAAAAATACAAATTCAAATTGTATATTTGAGCTATACCCTACAACAGAAATAGCACGTTCTTTTTGGGAAAAGCAGGGATTCAAAGAAGAAGATGATGGTACTGGAACTGCTATTTTGCGACTTTATAATTAA
- a CDS encoding RNA-dependent RNA polymerase family protein, which yields MKPLSYFSHYKSKNYLHLDKKVSIRHVYEQIQNPELVGKHAFLPFIHYSLNLEKYTFKEGIDRDRLKEFKELPNYNQNDHKCKKPKKREINYASHYDSYIYKYYGELLNEKYNEFMISQGIDECAIAYRNNKKGKNNIHFAKEVFKFILERDEAIVIALDFSSFFDNISHKSLKDTMKQLLEVEELPRDIYNVFKSITKYRSIEKEDLDKYLVEKYGKKELGKLIDEKKIHSYMDIKEFRHLLKTKRLKVNPLNSSKVGIPQGSGISAVCSNIRLINFDKEMYTWTESLNGIYRRYCDDLIWVIPKTEDLSIEKIESEIYKKIDSYGDLILQKEKTIILSYENNIMLNRNYRKSHLDYLGFLFDGSTIKIREKSLFKYFSRAYKKVRVVAREQIKHNRNAYMKDVYSLYTHLGFNYKGRGNFITYALKAQKLMEDLPVNVQIKNQVKRHWKKIHKKLDYYKSNF from the coding sequence ATGAAACCACTATCTTATTTTTCACACTATAAATCAAAAAATTACCTCCATTTAGATAAAAAAGTATCTATAAGGCATGTTTATGAACAAATTCAGAATCCTGAACTTGTTGGTAAACATGCTTTTTTACCATTTATTCATTATTCATTGAACTTAGAAAAATATACTTTTAAAGAAGGGATAGATAGAGACAGATTAAAAGAATTTAAAGAGCTTCCCAATTATAATCAAAATGATCATAAGTGCAAAAAACCGAAAAAGAGAGAGATTAATTATGCTTCACATTATGATAGCTATATATACAAATACTACGGCGAATTACTAAATGAAAAATACAATGAGTTTATGATTTCTCAAGGAATTGATGAATGTGCTATAGCATATAGAAATAATAAAAAAGGTAAAAATAATATACACTTTGCTAAAGAGGTTTTTAAGTTCATTTTAGAGCGAGATGAAGCTATTGTTATTGCTTTAGATTTTTCATCATTTTTCGATAACATTTCACATAAATCATTAAAAGATACTATGAAGCAACTTTTAGAAGTTGAGGAGCTTCCTAGGGATATCTATAATGTTTTTAAATCTATAACAAAATATAGAAGTATCGAGAAAGAAGATTTAGATAAGTATTTAGTTGAAAAATATGGCAAAAAGGAACTAGGAAAACTAATAGATGAAAAGAAAATTCATAGCTATATGGATATTAAAGAGTTTAGACATTTACTAAAAACAAAGCGTTTAAAAGTCAATCCATTGAACTCAAGTAAAGTTGGAATTCCACAAGGCTCTGGAATAAGTGCTGTCTGTTCAAACATCAGACTAATCAATTTTGATAAAGAAATGTATACCTGGACAGAATCTTTAAATGGAATTTATCGTCGTTATTGTGATGATTTGATTTGGGTTATACCAAAAACTGAAGACCTATCGATAGAAAAAATTGAAAGCGAAATTTATAAGAAAATAGATAGTTATGGAGATTTAATATTACAAAAAGAAAAAACTATCATATTAAGCTATGAAAATAATATTATGTTAAATCGTAATTATCGAAAATCACATTTGGATTATCTAGGTTTCTTATTTGATGGGTCTACAATTAAAATAAGAGAAAAAAGTTTGTTTAAGTATTTTAGTCGAGCCTACAAAAAAGTTAGAGTAGTAGCTAGAGAGCAAATAAAACATAATCGAAATGCCTATATGAAGGATGTATACAGTCTTTATACGCATCTTGGATTTAATTATAAGGGAAGAGGCAACTTTATTACTTACGCTCTAAAAGCTCAAAAGTTGATGGAAGATTTACCTGTGAATGTACAGATTAAAAATCAAGTAAAACGTCATTGGAAAAAAATTCACAAAAAGTTAGATTATTATAAGTCTAATTTTTGA
- a CDS encoding NAD-dependent epimerase/dehydratase family protein, with translation MRKTIVIAGASGYIGSNVMEQLKEEYDIIALSRSTKNKEDEAHITWRACDLFSYEATKEACEGADYAMFLVHSMIPDGGLTQATFEDMDALIADNFARATKANDIEQIVYLSGIIPKQEKTLSRHLKSRLEVERILGGQGVPVTTIRAGLIIGPEGSSFPILAKLVKRLPSMILPRWTKTETHPIDIREAVQALISVVGAESLYDRHIDIGGPEVMTYRKMIEQTAEVMDKRRVLIDFPFPTIKLSRLWVMAVTGEPKATVYPLVESMGHAMVAEDTVEGIGQGEIPFKQAVEHALEEEEKQSSGGKKKKQPKSYTVRSIQRFGLPEEKSALWMADTYFEWLGRFMYPLIQTTKEDDDWEIALLDQSFVALHLSLEREATDDMASFAIDGGKFVKLSEEDKTGRLEFRRLPESDEGLVAIHEFVPALPWWFYTKTQAKAHLVVMWLFGRHVKLLGKDAEDGDQVVEAPTN, from the coding sequence ATGCGGAAAACGATTGTCATTGCGGGGGCGAGCGGCTATATCGGCTCGAACGTGATGGAACAGCTAAAAGAAGAATACGACATCATCGCGTTGTCGCGATCGACGAAGAATAAAGAAGATGAGGCCCATATCACGTGGCGTGCCTGTGATTTGTTTTCATATGAGGCAACAAAAGAAGCATGTGAGGGCGCGGATTACGCGATGTTCCTCGTCCACTCGATGATTCCGGATGGCGGCTTGACGCAGGCGACGTTCGAGGACATGGACGCGCTCATTGCGGACAACTTCGCCCGGGCGACGAAGGCGAACGACATTGAGCAGATCGTCTATTTGAGTGGGATCATCCCGAAACAAGAGAAGACGTTGTCGCGTCACTTGAAGAGTCGACTCGAAGTCGAGCGCATCCTCGGCGGTCAGGGCGTGCCGGTGACGACGATACGGGCTGGACTGATCATCGGTCCGGAAGGTTCGTCGTTCCCGATTTTAGCGAAGCTCGTCAAACGATTGCCGTCGATGATCTTGCCACGATGGACGAAGACGGAGACACATCCGATCGACATCCGTGAAGCCGTTCAGGCGCTCATCTCGGTCGTCGGTGCCGAGTCGCTTTATGACCGTCATATCGACATCGGGGGTCCCGAGGTGATGACGTATCGGAAGATGATCGAACAGACAGCCGAAGTCATGGATAAGCGTCGCGTCTTGATCGACTTCCCGTTCCCGACAATCAAACTGTCGCGGCTGTGGGTCATGGCTGTCACGGGTGAACCGAAGGCGACCGTCTATCCGCTCGTCGAGAGCATGGGGCACGCGATGGTCGCAGAAGACACGGTCGAAGGTATCGGCCAAGGTGAGATTCCATTCAAACAGGCGGTCGAACATGCGCTTGAGGAAGAAGAGAAGCAGTCCTCGGGCGGCAAAAAGAAAAAGCAACCGAAATCGTATACGGTCCGTTCGATTCAGCGGTTCGGTCTGCCGGAAGAAAAGTCGGCGCTTTGGATGGCGGACACGTACTTCGAGTGGCTCGGTCGTTTTATGTACCCGCTCATCCAGACGACAAAAGAAGATGATGATTGGGAGATTGCACTGCTTGATCAATCGTTCGTCGCGCTTCATCTATCCCTGGAACGAGAAGCGACAGACGATATGGCGTCCTTTGCGATTGACGGGGGCAAGTTCGTCAAATTGAGTGAAGAGGATAAGACGGGGCGTCTCGAATTCCGGCGATTACCGGAGTCGGATGAAGGACTCGTCGCCATCCATGAGTTCGTACCGGCCCTCCCATGGTGGTTCTACACGAAGACTCAGGCGAAAGCCCATCTCGTCGTCATGTGGCTGTTCGGTCGTCATGTGAAGTTGCTGGGGAAAGACGCGGAAGATGGCGATCAAGTCGTAGAAGCTCCGACGAATTGA
- a CDS encoding SulP family inorganic anion transporter, protein MQDSLSTREMWQKDISAGITVGVVAIPLAMAFAIASGVPPVYGLYTSIFAGILVSLFGGSTFQIAGPTGAFIPIVSGVVLAYGYEGLLVTTVLAGILLLLMSVLRVGRLIRFMPRAVTIGFTAGIAVVIFVDQLDELFGVTFEKAPHFHENLLRLGQALPEASPWPIVIAGIGFLTLWLVPKLPFRLPLLLMAMLVPTFVSLLIPGEVATIGSAYGGIPSGLPTFNWLAIDLDLITTLLPSAFAIAFLGALESLLSGTVADGMAGTKMKPDKELFGQGLANVITPFFGGIPSTGAIARTATNIQAGAVSRRAGVIHGITVLVAVLVLAPFASYVPLAALAPILMRVAWNMSERHHVMAMLRHRSSESLVLLVTLLLTVFVDLVVAVEVGVICALALFAKRMADTIDVRERTERYVTRDGQIVFSVEGPLFFGAVELFEHVLHHIHREPNVFIFNFHRCPVIDVTAVEELRRVVTELKAAERHVIFAHLSPSVRATLAHYGLLDGIETFETTQEAIEAS, encoded by the coding sequence ATGCAAGACTCACTCTCCACACGTGAGATGTGGCAAAAGGATATCTCAGCCGGGATCACGGTCGGTGTCGTCGCCATCCCGCTCGCCATGGCATTCGCCATCGCCTCAGGGGTCCCACCGGTGTACGGTCTTTACACGTCCATCTTCGCGGGGATCCTCGTCAGCCTGTTCGGGGGTTCGACGTTCCAGATCGCCGGGCCAACGGGAGCGTTCATCCCAATCGTCTCGGGTGTCGTCCTCGCTTACGGATATGAGGGGTTACTCGTCACGACCGTCCTCGCCGGAATTTTGCTGCTCCTCATGAGCGTGCTTCGGGTCGGACGGCTCATCCGCTTCATGCCTCGTGCTGTCACGATTGGCTTCACGGCCGGAATTGCCGTCGTTATCTTCGTCGACCAGCTCGATGAGTTGTTTGGAGTCACCTTTGAGAAGGCGCCACATTTTCACGAGAACTTGCTTCGCCTCGGTCAAGCGTTGCCCGAAGCGAGCCCTTGGCCGATCGTCATTGCCGGAATCGGCTTTTTGACGCTTTGGCTCGTCCCGAAGCTGCCGTTCCGTTTACCGCTCTTACTCATGGCGATGCTCGTCCCGACGTTTGTCAGTCTCCTCATCCCGGGTGAGGTCGCGACGATCGGAAGTGCATACGGCGGTATCCCGAGTGGACTGCCAACATTCAACTGGCTAGCAATCGACCTAGACCTGATCACAACGCTCCTCCCGTCCGCATTCGCGATTGCCTTCCTCGGTGCACTCGAGTCACTTCTTTCGGGAACGGTCGCCGACGGGATGGCAGGGACGAAGATGAAGCCGGACAAGGAACTGTTCGGGCAAGGGCTTGCGAACGTGATCACGCCGTTCTTCGGTGGGATTCCGTCGACAGGTGCCATCGCTCGGACGGCGACGAACATTCAGGCCGGAGCGGTCAGTCGACGTGCCGGGGTCATCCATGGGATCACGGTGCTCGTGGCGGTACTCGTCCTCGCCCCGTTTGCGAGTTACGTGCCACTCGCTGCACTGGCTCCGATCTTGATGCGGGTCGCCTGGAACATGTCCGAGCGCCATCACGTGATGGCGATGTTGCGTCATCGTTCATCCGAGTCGCTCGTCCTTCTCGTCACGCTACTGTTGACGGTATTCGTCGACTTGGTCGTCGCCGTCGAGGTCGGGGTCATCTGTGCGCTCGCGCTCTTTGCGAAACGAATGGCCGATACGATTGACGTGCGTGAACGGACAGAACGGTACGTCACACGGGACGGCCAAATCGTCTTCAGTGTCGAAGGTCCCCTCTTCTTCGGTGCGGTCGAGTTGTTCGAGCACGTCCTCCATCACATTCATCGGGAACCGAACGTGTTCATCTTCAACTTCCACCGCTGTCCGGTCATCGACGTGACCGCGGTCGAGGAGTTGCGTCGTGTCGTCACCGAACTGAAAGCGGCCGAACGTCACGTCATCTTCGCGCACCTGTCTCCCTCGGTCCGCGCGACGCTTGCTCACTATGGTCTGCTCGACGGAATCGAGACGTTCGAGACGACCCAGGAAGCGATCGAGGCGTCTTAA
- a CDS encoding YolD-like family protein encodes MSKTRYRDRGELKWIPFLMPEHVALLKRYYAQIQKIELPDLDEQLLYLWQTELERAIREGDQVEVTLFVDGLTTSMRGYVHAIYYAEREVELFDGEVRRVPFTDILSVR; translated from the coding sequence ATGAGCAAGACCCGCTATCGTGACCGGGGTGAGTTGAAATGGATCCCATTTCTCATGCCCGAGCACGTCGCCCTACTGAAACGTTATTATGCACAAATCCAAAAAATCGAACTGCCCGATTTGGATGAACAGCTCCTCTATCTCTGGCAGACCGAGCTCGAACGGGCCATCCGTGAAGGCGACCAGGTCGAAGTGACCTTGTTCGTGGACGGCTTGACGACAAGCATGCGCGGCTATGTCCATGCCATCTATTACGCCGAGCGCGAGGTCGAACTGTTCGACGGCGAGGTGCGCCGCGTCCCGTTCACCGATATCTTGTCCGTTCGTTAA